From the genome of Burkholderia cepacia ATCC 25416:
CGATCAGCCAGGGTCTGCCGAACTCGCCGATGGCGCACGCGCACATCAGCGTCGTGTCGGGCAACTTCGTGACCGCGCGGCCGGTGGGGATTCTCGACGGGGTCGATTTCGCGCATACGGGCATCGTGCGCAAGATCGACGCCGAGTCGATCCGTCACTCTCTCGCGAGCCGCAAGCTCGTGCTGCTGTCGCCGCTCGGCTTCTCGCCGACCGGCGAAGCGTTCAACCTGTCGATGGAAGACGTCGCGTCGGCCGCCGCGATCGCACTGCGCGCCGACAAGATCATCTTCCTGACCGAAGCGCCCGGCATCGTCGACGACGAAGGCGGGCTGGTGCGCGAAATGTCGCTCGACGCGGCCGCCGAGCTGCTCGATTCCGGCAACGTCCAGGGCGACGACGCGTTCTTCCTGAAGCACTCGATCCGCGCATGCCGCGGCGGCGTGACCCGGGCCCACCTGATCCCGCAGTCGCTCGACGGCAGCATGCTGCTCGAACTGTTCCTGCACGACGGCGTCGGCACGATGATCTCGTACGAGAACCTCGAGAGCCTGCGCGAAGCGACGCCGGACGACGTCGGCGGCATCCTGTCGCTGATCGAGCCGCTCGAGTCGGACGGCACGCTGGTGCGCCGCGGCCGCCACCAGATCGAACGCGACATCGACCACTTCTCGGTGATCGAGCACGATGGCGTGCTGTTCGGCTGCGCGGCGCTGTATCCGTACCAGCAGGAGAAGATCGGCGAGATGGCGTGCCTGACGGTCGCGCCGGAAGCGCAGGGCTCGGGCGACGGCGAACGCCTGCTCAAGCGCATCGAGCAGCGCGCCCGCGCGCGCGGCCTCACGCACATCTTCGTGCTCACGACGCGCACCGAGCACTGGTTCCTCAAGCGCGGCTTCGTCAAGGTCAGCGTCGACGACCTCCCCGAAGACCGCCGCAAACTCTATAACTGGCAGCGCAAGTCGCTCGTGCTGATGAAGCAGCTCTGAGCGCAGGCACGACTGCCCTCCCCCCAGTTCGATTACAGGAGAAGTACACGATGGCTCGAATGATTCAATGCGCGAAGCTCGGCAAGGAAGCCGAAGGCCTCGATTTCCCGCCGCTGCCG
Proteins encoded in this window:
- the argA gene encoding amino-acid N-acetyltransferase produces the protein MNSQTDLPPAQTGAATPPAADDSAASHAQFVDWMRSVAPYIHKFRNSTFVVGFGGEVVQQGLLNALVSDIALLQAMGIQIVLVHGSRPQVEEQLSLHGVESEFSHGLRITDARALESAKEAAGEVRLDIEAAISQGLPNSPMAHAHISVVSGNFVTARPVGILDGVDFAHTGIVRKIDAESIRHSLASRKLVLLSPLGFSPTGEAFNLSMEDVASAAAIALRADKIIFLTEAPGIVDDEGGLVREMSLDAAAELLDSGNVQGDDAFFLKHSIRACRGGVTRAHLIPQSLDGSMLLELFLHDGVGTMISYENLESLREATPDDVGGILSLIEPLESDGTLVRRGRHQIERDIDHFSVIEHDGVLFGCAALYPYQQEKIGEMACLTVAPEAQGSGDGERLLKRIEQRARARGLTHIFVLTTRTEHWFLKRGFVKVSVDDLPEDRRKLYNWQRKSLVLMKQL